The following coding sequences are from one Mesorhizobium onobrychidis window:
- a CDS encoding bifunctional folylpolyglutamate synthase/dihydrofolate synthase: protein MTTLAADREIESLMSLHPKGFDLSLDRISRLLERLGNPQDHLPPVIHIAGTNGKGSCAAFSRALLEASGHHVHVHTSPHLVNWHERYRLAADGGGRLVEDKVFADAIARVAKANEGQKITVFEILTAVTFLLFSEHPADAVIIEVGLGGRFDATNVISDPAVSVIMPVSLDHESFLGDRVELIAAEKAGIIKGGCPVVIGAQESETALQVLIETAERLDCPAFVYGQDFLAFEENGRMVYQDEDGLMDLSPPRLPGRHQFANAAAAIAAVKAAGFEISHRVADKAMANVTWPGRMQKLPQGRLTELAPKGADIWLDGGHNPGAGVVVAEALAEQEEKNPRPLFLISGMINTKDQSGYFSAFKGLVRHVYTVPVSLSEASVPNDELAIRAVEAGLSAEPVSSVANALMLLRDTWDGPPPRILISGSLYLAGAVLAENGTPPV from the coding sequence ATGACCACGCTTGCCGCCGACCGCGAAATCGAAAGCCTGATGTCGCTTCATCCGAAGGGCTTCGATCTTTCGCTCGACCGCATTTCGCGGCTGCTGGAGCGGCTGGGCAATCCGCAGGACCATCTGCCGCCGGTCATCCACATCGCCGGCACCAACGGCAAGGGCTCCTGCGCCGCGTTTTCGCGGGCGCTGCTCGAAGCGTCCGGCCACCACGTCCATGTCCACACATCGCCGCATCTGGTGAACTGGCATGAGCGCTACCGGCTGGCCGCTGATGGTGGCGGCAGGCTGGTCGAGGACAAGGTCTTTGCCGACGCCATCGCCCGCGTCGCCAAAGCCAATGAAGGCCAGAAGATCACCGTCTTCGAAATCCTCACCGCCGTCACCTTCCTGCTGTTTTCCGAACATCCGGCAGATGCCGTCATCATCGAGGTCGGTCTCGGCGGCCGCTTTGATGCCACCAATGTCATCAGCGACCCGGCGGTGTCGGTGATCATGCCGGTCTCGCTCGACCACGAATCCTTTCTCGGCGACCGTGTCGAACTGATCGCAGCCGAAAAAGCCGGCATCATCAAGGGCGGTTGCCCGGTGGTTATCGGCGCGCAGGAAAGCGAAACGGCGCTGCAGGTGCTTATCGAAACCGCCGAGCGGCTCGACTGTCCCGCCTTCGTCTATGGCCAGGATTTCCTCGCCTTCGAGGAAAACGGCCGGATGGTCTATCAGGACGAAGACGGGCTGATGGACCTGTCGCCGCCGCGCCTGCCGGGGCGCCACCAGTTCGCCAATGCGGCGGCGGCGATTGCAGCGGTCAAGGCGGCGGGCTTCGAGATCAGCCATCGCGTCGCCGACAAGGCGATGGCCAATGTCACCTGGCCGGGGCGGATGCAGAAATTGCCGCAAGGCAGACTGACGGAACTGGCGCCGAAGGGTGCCGACATCTGGCTCGACGGCGGCCACAATCCGGGCGCCGGCGTTGTCGTCGCCGAAGCACTTGCCGAGCAGGAGGAAAAGAACCCGCGGCCGCTGTTCCTGATTTCCGGCATGATCAACACCAAAGACCAGAGCGGCTATTTCAGCGCCTTCAAGGGGTTGGTGCGGCATGTCTACACGGTGCCGGTGAGCCTCAGCGAGGCCAGCGTGCCGAATGACGAACTGGCGATCCGCGCCGTCGAGGCGGGCCTCTCGGCCGAACCGGTGAGCTCCGTCGCCAATGCGCTGATGCTGCTGCGCGACACATGGGACGGACCGCCACCGCGCATCCTGATCAGCGGCTCGCTCTATCTGGCCGGCGCGGTGCTGGCCGAAAACGGCACACCGCCGGTTTGA
- a CDS encoding VOC family protein, which yields MIKVKQLAHVCIFADDLEATRSFYRDVLGMDTQFNFLRDGKILGFYLNCGSRSHIEVFRKDGASYSDLNQINHFCLEVENIDAAIAHVRSKGVDVTSKKHACDDTYQAWIRDPNDVKIELFEYTEKSAQFVGGDRIADW from the coding sequence ATGATCAAGGTAAAGCAGCTCGCTCACGTTTGCATCTTCGCGGATGACCTCGAAGCGACGCGAAGCTTCTATCGGGACGTCCTCGGCATGGACACCCAGTTCAACTTCCTGCGCGACGGCAAGATTTTGGGTTTCTACCTCAATTGCGGCAGCCGCAGCCACATCGAGGTGTTCCGGAAAGATGGGGCCAGCTATAGCGACTTGAACCAGATCAACCACTTCTGCCTCGAAGTGGAAAACATTGACGCCGCGATCGCCCACGTAAGGTCGAAAGGCGTTGACGTCACTTCAAAGAAACACGCGTGCGATGATACCTACCAGGCATGGATTCGCGATCCTAACGATGTGAAGATAGAACTGTTTGAATATACCGAGAAAAGTGCACAGTTCGTCGGAGGCGATCGTATCGCGGATTGGTGA
- a CDS encoding cupin domain-containing protein yields the protein MTGSAKATVFIDNERVIVTEYRFAPGDNTGWHRHGHDYVIVPLMDGKLKLLTKDGESFAEMKKGAPYFRKEGVEHDVINANEGEYAFIEIELK from the coding sequence ATGACCGGATCCGCCAAGGCCACCGTCTTCATCGACAATGAGCGCGTCATCGTCACCGAATACCGCTTCGCCCCAGGCGACAACACCGGCTGGCACCGTCATGGCCACGATTATGTCATCGTGCCGCTGATGGACGGCAAGCTCAAGCTCCTGACTAAGGACGGCGAATCCTTCGCCGAAATGAAGAAGGGGGCGCCCTATTTCCGCAAGGAGGGCGTGGAGCATGACGTCATCAATGCTAATGAAGGCGAGTACGCCTTCATCGAGATCGAGCTGAAGTAA
- the trxA gene encoding thioredoxin, with protein sequence MATVKVDKSNFQTDVLDAKEPVVVDFWAEWCGPCKMIAPALEDIAIELGSKVKIAKLNIDENPELAAQFGVRSIPTLMIFKGGEMADMKVGAAPKTALSHWINGNLA encoded by the coding sequence ATGGCCACCGTCAAGGTCGACAAGAGCAATTTCCAGACCGATGTACTTGATGCCAAGGAGCCGGTCGTGGTCGATTTCTGGGCGGAATGGTGCGGCCCGTGCAAGATGATCGCGCCGGCGCTGGAAGACATCGCCATCGAGCTCGGCAGCAAGGTCAAGATCGCCAAGCTCAACATCGACGAGAATCCCGAGCTTGCCGCGCAGTTCGGTGTGCGCTCGATCCCGACGCTGATGATCTTCAAGGGCGGCGAAATGGCCGACATGAAGGTCGGCGCCGCGCCGAAGACGGCGCTGTCGCACTGGATCAACGGCAATCTCGCCTGA
- the addA gene encoding double-strand break repair helicase AddA, producing MKKAYPIPTDTAVSQASASDPQNSAWVSANAGSGKTHVLAQRVIRLLLRGTDPSKILCLTYTRAAAANMSNRVFSTLSEWTALGDVELAASIEALDGRQPDRETMRRARRLFAEALETPGGLKIQTIHAFCESVLHQFPLEANIPAHFEMLDPQMEASLFAAARRDMISGTAAGDAGLAEAFATILERGGEHGLDALLAEIVRKRDGLRAFISAAGGDGFRALFDEFKFRAGQTAEGLAASVWPLPGFLPDYFITFARAAEAADARIVLNNLLPYAHLAFAEDDPVRRLQLLAKAFLRADGEPYEPAKTFKKALLDRLPNFAERYLSAADAILEISDRLALFRMLEGTRAALTIAGWLIARYEHLKRARGFLDFNDLITRTVNLLARPDAGPWVQYKLDQGIDHILLDEAQDTSPDQWEVVKRLAEEFFAGLGARDTVHRTVFAVGDEKQSIYSFQGAAPDSFADSRLLFSGRVRDANAAFADLKLTWSFRSTDDVLAAVDRVFADPVVRRGISHDPDPLNHKAIRTDAPGYVEVWPSIGADVVDEPDDWTQAVDHAHAPAVRVAENVAATIAGWIGAGEIIEGRGKKLRPGDVLVLVRKRDRFVHALTRALKRRDIPVAGADRLSLPGHIAVKDLIALGHFLVQPEDDLSLAAVLRSPIFDVSEETLFALAGERPPGLSLIASLRQQAGESAALAAIVAQLDTWSDEAAFKPVFEFYAAALARDGLRNKMIARLGPEAGDILDEFLSFCLAEERTGLPGLESFLSTLENAGPEIKREMDQTRDEVRVMTVHAAKGLEAPVVFLVDGGSAPFSDQHLPRLMPFDGSGKHWGGKGYLWRSASDVANGFSRAASVRARELADDEYRRLLYVGMTRAEDRLIVCGYHGKRAPNAGTWHSIVSRALVGAPESTERQHPATGETVHRFHMTKLPPVAQAAAEEARQAQQFEPLPKTLFQPLPPFEDLPRPLSPSGASALIDEAKQAVIDTGSPVLDTEAEPGFAVMRGLALHKLLQMLPGIAEAERRDAAERYLRRAGAQWPESERDKALASVTAILADSRFDQLFAPNSRAEVAVMGSLEVKGKLRSISGKIDRLAVTSGKVSIVDYKTNRPAPATLSDVPPAYVLQLALYRALLQPLYPRHEVSAALLFTEAPRLIELPPVVMDDALARLTGA from the coding sequence ATGAAGAAGGCCTATCCCATCCCGACCGACACCGCCGTCAGCCAGGCAAGCGCCTCCGACCCGCAAAATTCCGCCTGGGTGTCGGCCAATGCCGGATCGGGCAAGACCCATGTGCTGGCCCAGCGCGTCATCCGGCTCTTGCTGCGCGGCACCGATCCATCGAAGATACTGTGCCTGACCTACACCCGCGCTGCCGCCGCCAACATGTCGAACCGGGTTTTTTCGACGCTGTCGGAATGGACGGCGCTTGGCGACGTCGAACTGGCGGCAAGCATAGAGGCGCTGGACGGTCGCCAGCCCGATCGCGAAACCATGCGCCGCGCCCGCCGGCTGTTTGCCGAGGCGCTGGAGACGCCGGGCGGGCTGAAGATCCAGACCATTCACGCCTTCTGCGAATCGGTGCTGCACCAGTTTCCGCTGGAAGCCAACATACCGGCCCATTTCGAAATGCTCGATCCGCAGATGGAGGCGTCGCTCTTCGCGGCCGCCCGCCGCGACATGATCTCGGGCACGGCGGCCGGCGATGCGGGGCTGGCCGAGGCTTTCGCCACCATTCTGGAGCGCGGCGGCGAACATGGGCTCGACGCATTGCTGGCCGAGATCGTGCGCAAGCGCGACGGCTTGCGCGCCTTCATCAGCGCGGCCGGCGGCGATGGCTTCCGGGCGCTGTTCGACGAATTCAAGTTTCGCGCCGGCCAGACCGCCGAAGGCCTGGCGGCGTCCGTCTGGCCGCTGCCGGGCTTCCTGCCGGACTATTTCATCACCTTTGCCCGCGCTGCCGAAGCTGCCGATGCCCGCATCGTGCTGAACAATTTGCTGCCCTACGCGCATCTTGCCTTTGCCGAGGACGATCCGGTTCGCCGACTGCAATTGCTGGCAAAAGCCTTCCTGCGGGCGGATGGCGAGCCTTATGAGCCGGCAAAGACGTTCAAGAAGGCGTTGCTTGACCGGTTGCCGAATTTTGCCGAGCGCTATCTCTCAGCGGCCGATGCCATCCTCGAAATCTCCGACCGGTTGGCCTTGTTCAGGATGCTGGAGGGCACACGTGCCGCGCTGACCATCGCTGGCTGGCTGATCGCCCGCTACGAGCACTTGAAGCGCGCCCGCGGCTTTCTCGACTTCAATGACCTCATCACCCGAACGGTCAATCTTCTGGCGCGGCCCGACGCCGGCCCTTGGGTGCAATACAAGCTCGACCAGGGCATCGACCATATCCTGCTCGACGAGGCCCAGGACACCAGTCCCGACCAGTGGGAGGTGGTGAAGCGGCTGGCCGAGGAATTCTTTGCCGGGCTCGGCGCGCGCGACACGGTCCACCGCACGGTCTTTGCCGTCGGCGACGAAAAACAGTCGATCTATTCCTTTCAAGGAGCGGCGCCCGATTCCTTCGCCGACTCAAGGCTCCTGTTTTCCGGAAGGGTGCGCGACGCCAACGCCGCCTTCGCCGATCTCAAGTTGACCTGGTCCTTTCGCTCGACCGACGACGTGCTTGCGGCGGTGGACCGTGTCTTTGCCGACCCGGTCGTGCGGCGCGGCATCAGCCACGATCCCGACCCGCTGAACCACAAGGCGATCCGCACCGATGCGCCGGGCTATGTCGAGGTCTGGCCGTCGATCGGCGCCGACGTCGTCGACGAGCCCGACGACTGGACGCAAGCCGTCGACCACGCCCATGCGCCGGCGGTGCGTGTCGCCGAGAACGTGGCGGCGACCATTGCCGGCTGGATCGGCGCCGGCGAGATCATCGAAGGCCGCGGCAAGAAGCTTCGGCCCGGCGACGTGCTGGTGCTGGTGCGCAAGCGTGATCGCTTCGTCCATGCGCTGACGCGCGCACTGAAGCGCCGCGACATCCCTGTCGCCGGCGCCGACCGGCTCAGCCTGCCCGGCCATATCGCGGTAAAGGACCTGATCGCGCTCGGCCACTTTCTTGTCCAGCCTGAGGACGATCTGTCGCTTGCCGCCGTGCTGCGCAGCCCGATTTTCGATGTTTCGGAAGAGACGCTTTTCGCGCTGGCGGGCGAGCGGCCGCCCGGTCTCTCGTTGATCGCTTCGCTCAGGCAGCAAGCCGGCGAAAGCGCCGCTTTGGCCGCAATCGTTGCCCAACTCGACACATGGTCCGATGAAGCCGCATTCAAGCCGGTGTTCGAATTCTATGCCGCGGCTCTCGCCCGCGATGGCTTGCGCAATAAGATGATCGCGCGGCTCGGGCCGGAGGCCGGCGACATCCTCGACGAGTTTCTGAGCTTCTGCCTGGCCGAGGAGCGGACCGGCCTGCCGGGGCTGGAATCCTTCCTGTCGACGCTGGAGAATGCCGGCCCCGAGATCAAGCGCGAAATGGACCAGACCCGCGACGAGGTTCGCGTCATGACCGTGCATGCCGCCAAGGGCCTGGAGGCGCCTGTCGTGTTCCTGGTCGATGGCGGTTCCGCCCCGTTCAGCGACCAGCATCTGCCGAGACTGATGCCGTTCGATGGCTCGGGCAAACACTGGGGCGGCAAGGGCTATCTCTGGCGTTCGGCCAGCGATGTCGCCAATGGATTTTCACGGGCCGCATCGGTCCGCGCCCGCGAACTGGCCGACGACGAATACCGCCGGCTGCTCTATGTCGGCATGACCCGCGCCGAGGATCGGCTGATCGTCTGCGGCTATCACGGCAAGCGGGCGCCGAACGCCGGCACCTGGCATTCGATCGTCAGTCGCGCGCTGGTCGGCGCCCCCGAAAGCACGGAGCGGCAGCACCCTGCCACCGGCGAGACCGTGCATCGGTTTCACATGACAAAATTGCCGCCGGTCGCACAGGCGGCCGCCGAAGAGGCGCGGCAGGCGCAACAGTTCGAGCCGTTGCCGAAGACCCTGTTCCAGCCCTTGCCGCCGTTCGAGGATCTGCCGCGACCGCTGTCGCCGTCCGGCGCCTCGGCGCTGATCGACGAGGCCAAGCAAGCGGTGATCGACACCGGCTCGCCGGTGCTTGACACCGAGGCGGAGCCTGGCTTTGCCGTGATGCGGGGGCTGGCGCTGCACAAATTGCTGCAGATGCTGCCCGGCATTGCTGAGGCCGAACGCCGCGATGCCGCGGAACGCTATCTCAGGCGCGCCGGGGCGCAATGGCCTGAAAGCGAGCGCGACAAGGCCTTGGCCTCGGTGACAGCGATCCTTGCCGACAGCCGTTTCGATCAGCTGTTTGCGCCGAATTCACGCGCTGAAGTCGCGGTCATGGGCAGCTTGGAGGTCAAGGGCAAGCTGCGCTCGATCTCCGGCAAGATCGACCGGCTGGCGGTCACATCAGGCAAGGTGTCGATCGTCGACTACAAGACCAACCGGCCGGCGCCTGCAACTCTGTCGGACGTTCCACCGGCCTATGTCCTGCAGCTGGCGCTCTATCGCGCGCTGCTCCAGCCGCTTTATCCCCGGCATGAGGTCTCGGCGGCGCTGCTGTTCACGGAAGCGCCGCGGCTGATCGAGCTGCCGCCGGTGGTCATGGACGACGCCCTTGCCCGACTCACGGGAGCGTGA